A portion of the Pagrus major chromosome 8, Pma_NU_1.0 genome contains these proteins:
- the tshz3a gene encoding teashirt homolog 3 — translation MPRRKQEAPKRAAAYSPEELTEQAVEDEEVEADDLPSAPQDDLPMKDEFVEQSADPAKEQACDQESAGAAELSGQEMDSESHVSETSDRLSDFESPSTKAESNVVTAPLNGGTKTPPIGMDTLEQMKAIYSSFLSSPLWSPLNFNSAPPQAQSSASTEKPARSNSTSSSSSCSSGSYDWHQSAVAKSLQQHPPQSRHHVQSEPSLFSTVQLHRQNPKLFGSIFSGASKFRCKGCSAAYDTLVELTVHMNDTGHYRDDNQDRAGSGGKRWSKPRKRSLLEMEGKEDAQKVLKCMYCGHSFESLQDLSVHMIKTKHYQKVPLKEPMAPVAAKIMSSKKRGLVGLDLTPSPRSREGTPKAKHSQADLSETSQKSSSSPYSTPNNRYGHQNGASYAWQFESNKFQILKCMECGSSHNTLQELRTHMMVTGHFLRVTSSVGKRIKTLPEATSPNPVRVTTPTEHRVQSVPLAPSTFSPPPLQTTTTSPATSPPLKEIKKEEVEEECTKEEAVGNEKHVAVPVGKEEDTEKEEKYDISMYNYLTEEDLKESPKGGFDILKSLENTVTSAINKAQSGNPSWGGYPSIHAAYQFPSALKLQQGSMDKNSPVKFLFNGGDGTLSSLAKNQPLISPPLSQSSPFPCNNFQAMEDLVKKVTEKVAKVEQRVKQLSPKMENHLSPCSSEAGESHKGGEADSPREWRAVTPANSDRGSHSDRASPATEPKRETAVKSPLTSTLRCSTAIITGHTPPEQPFVNPLSALQSVMNIHLGKAAKPALPNQDPLSMLSRLNQSMAERAAVAAPPSQTKKPESVVDNSFCQPSDDQPMDLTKGKSDRGGSVGSAPLTPSSTASSISPSSLVTPAKLTVVSPYTSSSPLHENALSDISDMLRNLTQSHHVPKPPSRTRVTDKAEIVGSTHDEDDATMHGHKRKGRHSNWNPQHLLLLQAQFASSLRQTSEGKYIINDLSPQERMHVSRFTGLSMTTISHWLANVKYQLRRTGRTKFLKNLDSGQPIFFCSDCASQIRTPAAYVCHLEAHLGFRIRDLAKLSPKQTVRDSHTLTEKLVPLESFLSPQSQDDCSSNGAVYRCQLCVRKFATKHAIKLHLSKSHGKSPEDHLLYVCELEKH, via the exons ATGCCGCGGAGGAAACAAGAAGCGCCCAAGCGCGCAGCAg CCTATTCTCCTGAGGAGCTGACAGAGCAGGCtgtggaggatgaggaggtggaaGCAGACGACTTGCCCTCAGCCCCTCAGGATGACCTTCCCATGAAAGATGAGTTTGTGGAGCAAAGTGCAGACCCTGCCAAGGAGCAGGCATGTGACCAGGAATCAGCTGGGGCCGCAGAGCTCTCAGGACAAGAGATGGACAGTGAGTCACATGTGAGTGAGACCAGTGACCGTCTCTCAGACTTCGAGAGCCCCTCCACAAAAGCTGAGAGCAACGTGGTCACAGCACCTCTGAATGGTGGCACTAAAACACCTCCCATAGGCATGGACACCTTAGAACAAATGAAGGCTATCTACTCCAGCTTCCTGAGCAGCCCCTTGTGGTCGCCGCTGAACTTTAATTCCGCACCGCCACAGGCGCAATCGTCAGCTTCTACAGAGAAGCCAGCTCGCAGCAACAGCactagtagcagtagcagctgcagcagtggaagCTATGACTGGCACCAGTCTGCAGTGGCAAAGTCACTACAGCAGCATCCTCCCCAGAGCCGTCACCATGTTCAGTCTGAGCCCAGCCTCTTTAGTACAGTCCAGCTCCACAGGCAAAACCCAAAGCTGTTTGGCTCAATCTTCAGTGGGGCCAGTAAATTTCGCTGTAAGGGCTGTAGTGCTGCTTATGACACCCTGGTGGAGCTGACAGTTCACATGAATGATACAGGCCACTATCGCGATGACAACCAGGACAGGGCCGGCAGCGGCGGGAAGCGCTGGTCTAAACCACGCAAGCGTTCCCTGTTGGAgatggaggggaaggaggatgCCCAGAAGGTTTTGAAGTGCATGTACTGTGGCCACTCCTTTGAATCCCTCCAGGACCTCAGTGTCCACATGATCAAGACCAAACACTACCAGAAAGTGCCTCTGAAGGAGCCCATGGCCCCTGTGGCAGCCAAAATCATGTCTTCTAAGAAAAGGGGACTCGTGGGCTTGGATCTCACCCCGTCACCACGCTCTAGAGAAGGAACCCCCAAAGCTAAGCATTCACAGGCAGACCTGAGCGAAACCTCACAGAAGTCTTCCTCCAGCCCCTACAGCACTCCCAATAACCGCTACGGCCACCAGAACGGTGCAAGCTATGCTTGGCAGTTCGAGTCCAACAAATTCCAGATCCTCAAGTGTATGGAGTGTGGCAGTTCCCATAATACACTACAAGAGTTGAGAACCCACATGATGGTGACAGGACACTTCCTGAGGGTGACCAGCTCTGTGGGAAAGAGAATCAAAACACTTCCTGAGGCCACCTCCCCCAATCCTGTGAGGGTCACCACACCTACTGAACACAGGGTCCAGTCTGTCCCGCTCGCACCCtccaccttctctcctccacctcttcaaACCACCACGACCTCCCCCGCTACCTCCCCTCCTCTTAAAGAGATCAAAAAGGAGGAGGTCGAGGAGGAGTGCACTAAGGAAGAGGCTGTTGGAAATGAGAAGCATGTTGCAGTTCCAGTTGGGAAGGAGGAGGACACtgagaaggaagaaaaatatGACATCTCGATGTATAACTATCTCACTGAAGAGGACCTGAAGGAGAGCCCTAAAGGTGGCTTTGATATTCTCAAATCACTGGAAAACACTGTGACTTCAGCCATCAACAAGGCACAGAGTGGGAATCCGAGCTGGGGGGGCTACCCCAGCATTCATGCAGCCTACCAGTTCCCCAGTGCCCTCAAGCTCCAACAGGGCAGCATGGACAAGAACTCCCCAGTGAAGTTCCTGTTCAACGGAGGGGACGGCACTTTGTCCTCCCTTGCCAAGAACCAGCCCCTCATTTCCCCACCACTTAGCCAGTCCTCCCCTTTCCCCTGCAACAACTTCCAGGCGATGGAGgatttagtgaaaaaagtgacTGAGAAAGTAGCAAAAGTAGAGCAAAGGGTGAAACAGTTGTCTCCCAAGATGGAGAAtcatctctctccctgcagTAGTGAGGCTGGAGAGTCTCATAAGGGAGGAGAGGCTGACTCGCCTCGGGAATGGCGGGCAGTCACCCCAGCCAATAGCGACAGGGGAAGCCATAGCGACAGAGCGTCCCCTGCAACAGAACccaagagagagacagcagtcaAATCCCCACTCACCTCGACGCTGAGATGCAGTACCGCCATTATCACTGGCCATACTCCTCCAGAGCAGCCCTTTGTCAACCCTCTAAGTGCTCTTCAGTCAGTAATGAACATTCATTTGGGGAAAGCAGCCAAGCCTGCCTTGCCAAACCAAGATCCCCTGAGCATGCTCTCCAGGCTCAACCAGAGCATGGCTGAGAGGGCTGCTGTGGCCGCCCCTCCCTCACAGACCAAAAAGCCGGAAAGTGTAGTTGATAATAGTTTTTGCCAGCCAAGTGATGACCAGCCTATGGACCTGACAAAAGGGAAAAGCGATAGAGGAGGATCTGTTGGCTCTGCCCCCCTCACTCCTTCATCCACAgcctcctccatctccccctcTTCCCTTGTTACTCCTGCAAAGCTAACAGTGGTCTCCCCCTACACATCCAGCAGCCCTCTCCATGAAAACGCATTGTCGGATATCTCAGACATGCTAAGGAACCTGACACAGTCCCACCATGTCCCAAAGCCTCCCTCACGGACCCGGGTCACCGATAAAGCCGAGATTGTGGGCTCTACTCACGACGAAGATGACGCGACCATGCATGGCCACAAGCGCAAAGGTCGTCACTCCAACTGGAACCcccagcacctcctcctcctgcaggccCAGTTTGCCTCGAGCCTGAGGCAGACATCAGAGGGGAAGTACATCATCAACGACCTCAGCCCGCAGGAGAGAATGCACGTGTCTCGGTTCACAGGCCTCTCCATGACCACCATCAGCCACTGGCTGGCTAATGTCAAGTACCAGCTAAGGAGAACTGGCAGAACCAAGTTCCTCAAAAACCTGGACTCTGGTCAACCCATATTCTTCTGTAGTGACTGTGCCTCACAGATCCGAACCCCAGCAGCGTACGTATGCCACCTGGAAGCCCACCTAGGGTTCAGAATCAGAGACCTGGCCAAGCTGTCTCCCAAACAGACTGTCAGGGACTCCCACACTCTCACTGAGAAACTAGTGCCCCTGGAGTCCTTCCTTTCCCCACAATCACAAGATGACTGCAGTAGTAATGGGGCAGTGTACCGCTGCCAGCTCTGTGTCCGTAAATTTGCCACTAAGCACGCCATCAAGCTTCACCTCAGCAAGAGCCATGGGAAGTCTCCAGAGGACCATCTGCTATATGTGTGCGAACTAGAGAAACACTAA